A part of Sulfurifustis variabilis genomic DNA contains:
- a CDS encoding putative bifunctional diguanylate cyclase/phosphodiesterase, which translates to MQLAERLGGMTWRFRFPGTLRARLTFVFSGLVLLGSVLVTGALTRDALKTELAAQARVGEHTLDAVVAAVAAGMPAERLYGLDGYVNRLADDPAVNAIRIVDGAGGKLYEYVGPPASAAWYTRLLAGESSLPRHLRASAVSPSGEPVRIEIALADGPLDTVARAIALRGGAASIGLLLLTFALAYVALARFTAPLKPLTQWAREFSRGNWKPKVQLIASSSREIQELNQAFSDGSAALRHYISSLSEARELLEHNETQLRKLIDGMHEILFELDNEGRLVFLNPAWESVTGFRIEDALGTPFSDYLAEEDAARDFLPARLAEMHEKNRELSLRSASGKRLWVSLDADAQFDSSGNFTGIIGTFGDITKSVELNRLLSRYQDELYHMSVTDPLTGLYNRRHFDTQLEVILSDHLAKNRPVCLLLIDLDGFKFINDTYGHPFGDEVLRTTAQLLRALVRRNDYIARLAGDEFAMVLKNTNLDNATRIAQKLHASISQTRVPLPVGSMQLQSSIGVAEAPTHGQNAQDLVSAADVALYHSKRRGRNRIEVLSPDVSQAMMSIFSQGFQLRNALEQGNIHPAFQPICNMSSGKPVAYEVLARMRINGSVIQAKDFIAVAEELGLTRDVDLHIIRTALAHTPVNQALFLNVDLSSFNDRAFVTELAALLQPACASGRLITIEITEREAIPISDTLREDIQTLRSFGCKLALDDFGSGYSTYNFLNQFRPDYLKIEGSFVRGMLENESDRKIVMHIHELAQSFGMQTIAESVENEATQKALREMGIRNAQGLLFGAPRLAS; encoded by the coding sequence ATGCAGCTGGCCGAACGCTTGGGCGGCATGACCTGGCGGTTTCGCTTCCCCGGCACGCTGCGCGCGCGCCTCACGTTCGTTTTCTCCGGTCTCGTCCTGCTCGGCTCCGTGCTCGTGACGGGCGCACTCACACGGGACGCGCTGAAGACCGAGCTGGCCGCCCAGGCGCGCGTGGGCGAGCACACGCTCGACGCCGTCGTCGCCGCGGTCGCGGCCGGCATGCCGGCCGAGCGGCTGTACGGGCTCGACGGGTACGTGAACCGACTGGCGGACGACCCGGCCGTCAACGCCATACGCATCGTCGACGGCGCGGGCGGAAAGCTCTACGAGTACGTCGGCCCGCCCGCCTCCGCGGCCTGGTACACGCGACTTCTCGCCGGCGAATCCAGCCTTCCCCGCCATCTGCGGGCGTCGGCCGTTTCGCCGTCCGGCGAACCGGTTCGCATCGAGATCGCGCTTGCCGACGGGCCGCTCGACACGGTCGCGCGGGCGATCGCGCTGCGCGGGGGCGCGGCGAGCATCGGCCTCCTGCTCCTGACTTTCGCGCTCGCGTACGTCGCGCTCGCCCGCTTCACGGCGCCGCTCAAACCGCTCACGCAATGGGCCCGCGAGTTCTCGCGCGGCAACTGGAAGCCGAAGGTGCAGCTCATTGCGTCGAGCAGCCGCGAGATCCAGGAGCTCAACCAGGCGTTCAGCGACGGATCGGCGGCGCTGCGCCATTACATCAGCAGCCTGTCCGAGGCGCGCGAGCTTCTCGAGCACAACGAGACCCAGCTGCGCAAGCTGATCGACGGGATGCACGAGATCCTGTTCGAGCTCGACAACGAGGGCCGCCTCGTATTCCTCAATCCGGCATGGGAGTCGGTCACGGGCTTTCGCATCGAGGACGCGCTCGGCACGCCCTTCAGCGATTACCTGGCCGAGGAGGACGCGGCACGCGACTTCCTGCCGGCGCGCCTCGCGGAGATGCACGAGAAGAACCGCGAGCTGTCGCTGCGTTCGGCGAGCGGCAAACGGCTCTGGGTCTCGCTCGACGCCGACGCGCAGTTCGACTCGAGCGGCAATTTCACGGGAATCATCGGCACCTTCGGGGACATCACGAAGAGCGTGGAGCTGAACCGCCTGCTCTCGCGTTACCAGGACGAGCTCTACCACATGTCGGTGACCGACCCGCTCACGGGCCTGTACAACCGTCGGCACTTCGACACGCAGCTCGAGGTCATCCTCTCGGATCACCTCGCCAAGAACCGTCCCGTCTGCCTGCTGCTCATCGACCTGGACGGTTTCAAGTTCATCAACGACACCTACGGCCACCCGTTCGGCGACGAGGTGCTGCGCACCACGGCGCAGCTCCTGCGCGCGCTCGTGCGGCGCAACGACTACATCGCGCGCCTCGCCGGCGACGAGTTCGCGATGGTGCTCAAGAACACGAACCTCGACAACGCCACCCGGATCGCGCAGAAGTTGCACGCGAGCATCAGCCAGACGCGGGTGCCGCTGCCGGTCGGGAGCATGCAGCTGCAGTCTTCGATCGGCGTCGCCGAGGCGCCGACCCACGGGCAGAACGCGCAGGACCTGGTGAGCGCCGCGGACGTCGCGCTGTACCACAGCAAGCGGCGCGGGCGGAACCGCATCGAGGTGCTGTCGCCCGACGTGAGCCAGGCGATGATGTCGATCTTCAGCCAGGGCTTCCAGCTGCGCAACGCGCTCGAGCAAGGCAACATCCATCCGGCCTTCCAGCCGATCTGCAACATGAGCAGCGGCAAGCCGGTCGCCTACGAAGTGCTCGCGCGCATGCGGATCAACGGCTCGGTCATCCAGGCGAAGGACTTCATCGCCGTCGCGGAGGAGCTGGGGCTCACGCGCGACGTGGACCTGCACATCATCCGCACCGCGCTCGCGCACACGCCCGTCAATCAGGCGCTGTTCCTGAACGTGGATCTGTCCTCGTTCAACGACCGCGCGTTCGTCACGGAGCTCGCCGCCCTGCTGCAGCCCGCGTGCGCCTCCGGTCGCCTGATCACCATCGAGATCACCGAACGCGAGGCGATTCCGATCAGTGACACGCTGCGCGAGGACATCCAGACACTGCGCTCCTTCGGCTGCAAACTCGCGCTCGACGACTTCGGCAGCGGCTACTCGACGTACAACTTCCTCAATCAGTTCCGCCCGGACTACCTCAAGATCGAAGGCTCGTTCGTGCGCGGCATGCTCGAGAACGAGTCCGATCGCAAGATCGTCATGCACATCCACGAACTCGCGCAGTCGTTCGGCATGCAGACCATCGCCGAGAGCGTGGAAAACGAGGCCACGCAGAAGGCGCTGCGCGAGATGGGTATCCGCAACGCGCAGGGCCTGCTGTTCGGCGCGCCGCGGCTCGCCAGCTGA
- a CDS encoding ABC transporter ATP-binding protein, giving the protein MARLEARALTVAVGDRVLCRDLDIAIGEGENWAILGANGSGKTTLLHALAGLRRPEGGEVLLDGAPIAQCPPRERARRLGVLFQDYDAGFPATVLELALTGRHPHLARFAFEGAEDRAAAERALAAVGLDALAERSIATLSGGERRRAEIAALLAQDPPICLLDEPTNHLDLRHQGEILRLLADRSNRPSHANVFVLHDVTAAARIASHALLLFADSAHRSGPAAELFDPALLERVYGCPFERMVADGRRFYFAR; this is encoded by the coding sequence ATGGCACGCCTTGAGGCGCGCGCGCTCACGGTCGCCGTCGGCGACAGAGTGCTCTGCCGCGATCTCGATATCGCGATCGGGGAGGGCGAGAACTGGGCGATTCTCGGCGCAAACGGAAGCGGGAAGACGACGCTGCTTCACGCGCTCGCCGGGCTGCGCCGGCCCGAGGGCGGAGAGGTCCTGCTCGACGGTGCACCGATCGCGCAATGCCCGCCGCGCGAGCGGGCGCGGCGCCTGGGCGTACTGTTCCAGGACTACGACGCCGGTTTCCCGGCCACGGTGCTGGAACTGGCCCTCACCGGCCGGCACCCGCACCTCGCGCGCTTTGCCTTCGAGGGCGCGGAGGACCGCGCGGCCGCCGAGCGCGCGCTCGCGGCGGTGGGCCTCGACGCCCTCGCCGAGCGATCGATCGCCACGCTGTCGGGCGGCGAACGCCGCCGCGCCGAGATTGCTGCGCTGCTCGCCCAGGACCCGCCGATCTGCCTCCTGGACGAGCCGACGAACCATCTCGACCTGCGCCACCAGGGCGAGATCCTGCGCCTGCTCGCCGACCGATCGAACCGTCCGTCGCACGCGAACGTCTTCGTCCTGCACGACGTGACCGCGGCGGCCCGCATCGCGAGCCATGCGCTGTTGCTCTTTGCCGACAGCGCCCATCGATCCGGGCCGGCCGCGGAGCTGTTCGATCCGGCGCTGCTGGAGCGGGTCTACGGTTGCCCGTTCGAGCGGATGGTTGCCGACGGACGGCGCTTTTACTTCGCGAGATGA
- a CDS encoding FecCD family ABC transporter permease: protein MRRPLAITLLLLAAAPLSILIALAAGSVSLSLDQLWTALASDAPGVARTVVLELRLPRALAALAVGGMLGLAGALLQVLLRNPLADPYVLGISGGAAVGALLAIALGAAGVLVGGAAFAGAIASMLLVFGLARAGGAWTQSRLLLTGVVLAAGWGACVSLLLAISPAMQVQGMVFWLLGDLGYAREPAAGLVVLVSGLALAMLYARPLNLLARGERVAAALGERPAHLRVLVYFLASLLSAVAVTLAGSIGFVGLVVPHLLRLLGLTDHRWLLPNTVLLGGALLVIADALARTVLAPVQLPVGVLTALIGVPAFLYLLARATDPGHRTHGTP, encoded by the coding sequence ATGCGTCGCCCGCTCGCGATCACGCTCCTGCTGCTCGCCGCGGCGCCGCTGTCCATACTGATCGCCCTCGCCGCCGGCAGCGTCTCCCTTTCGCTCGATCAGCTGTGGACCGCGCTCGCCTCGGACGCGCCCGGCGTCGCACGAACGGTGGTCCTGGAGCTGCGGCTGCCGCGCGCGCTCGCGGCGCTCGCGGTCGGCGGCATGCTCGGACTGGCCGGCGCGCTCCTGCAGGTGCTGCTGCGCAATCCGCTGGCGGACCCGTACGTGCTCGGCATCTCGGGCGGGGCGGCGGTGGGCGCCCTGCTCGCCATCGCGCTCGGCGCCGCGGGCGTGCTGGTCGGCGGCGCCGCCTTCGCCGGCGCGATCGCCTCGATGCTGCTCGTCTTCGGGCTCGCCCGCGCGGGCGGCGCCTGGACCCAGAGCCGGCTGCTGCTGACGGGCGTGGTGCTCGCGGCGGGCTGGGGCGCCTGCGTCAGCCTGCTGCTGGCGATTTCCCCGGCGATGCAGGTGCAGGGCATGGTGTTCTGGCTGCTCGGCGATCTGGGCTATGCGCGCGAACCGGCGGCCGGGCTCGTCGTGCTGGTGTCGGGCCTGGCGCTGGCCATGCTGTACGCTCGGCCGCTCAACCTGCTCGCGCGGGGCGAACGGGTCGCGGCGGCACTGGGCGAGCGCCCGGCGCACCTGCGGGTGCTGGTCTATTTTCTCGCTTCGCTTCTCAGCGCCGTCGCGGTCACCCTCGCCGGCAGCATCGGCTTCGTCGGCCTCGTCGTGCCCCATCTGCTGCGCCTGCTGGGACTCACCGACCATCGCTGGCTGCTGCCGAACACCGTCCTCCTCGGGGGCGCCCTGCTGGTGATCGCGGACGCGCTCGCGCGCACGGTGCTCGCGCCCGTGCAGCTTCCGGTCGGGGTGCTCACGGCCCTTATCGGGGTCCCGGCGTTTCTCTATCTGCTCGCCCGGGCCACGGACCCCGGCCATCGGACCCATGGCACGCCTTGA
- a CDS encoding HAD family hydrolase — protein sequence MSLAIFDLDHTLLAGDSDHAWGEFLASRGWVDPDAHRRANDRYFAQYQAGQLDIREYLAFALAPLAGRERAELDALHREFMAARILPMITASARALVERHRARGDRLLIVTSTNRFVTAPIAREFGIEHLLATDPEERDGRYTGRVAGTPCYREGKVERLREWLAVHRETLEGSWGYSDSHNDLPLLQLVAHPVAVDPDEILRREAERRGWPIISLR from the coding sequence TTGAGCCTCGCGATCTTCGACCTCGATCACACGCTGCTCGCCGGCGACAGCGACCACGCGTGGGGCGAGTTCCTGGCTTCGCGCGGATGGGTCGACCCCGACGCCCATCGCCGGGCCAACGACCGCTACTTCGCGCAGTACCAGGCCGGGCAGCTCGATATCCGCGAGTACCTCGCCTTCGCGCTCGCCCCGCTCGCCGGCCGCGAGCGCGCCGAGCTCGACGCCCTGCACCGCGAGTTCATGGCCGCGCGCATCCTCCCGATGATCACCGCGTCCGCGCGCGCGCTGGTCGAGCGCCATCGCGCTCGGGGCGACCGGCTGCTCATCGTGACGTCCACGAACCGCTTCGTCACGGCGCCGATCGCACGCGAGTTCGGAATCGAGCATCTCCTCGCGACCGACCCGGAAGAGCGCGACGGGCGCTACACCGGTCGCGTCGCCGGCACCCCGTGCTACCGCGAGGGCAAGGTGGAGCGGCTGCGCGAGTGGCTCGCGGTGCACCGGGAAACGCTCGAGGGCAGCTGGGGCTACAGCGATTCGCACAACGATCTGCCTCTGCTCCAGCTCGTCGCGCACCCGGTCGCCGTGGACCCCGACGAGATCCTGCGGCGCGAGGCGGAGCGGCGCGGCTGGCCGATCATCAGCCTGCGGTGA
- a CDS encoding RNA pyrophosphohydrolase, translating to MIDEHGYRPNVGIILCNRDCQVFWARRCGRDGWQFPQGGIKSRETAEQALYRELYEEVGLETHHVEVLGRTRDWLHYDIPSEFRRRNPNSPFRGQKQLWFLLRLVGSDRDVRLDCCDKPEFDSWRWIEYWGPLQQIIAFKRDVYRMALTELEPLLGRS from the coding sequence ATGATAGACGAACACGGTTACCGGCCCAACGTTGGCATCATCCTCTGTAACCGAGACTGCCAGGTCTTCTGGGCGCGCCGTTGCGGGCGCGATGGCTGGCAGTTCCCGCAGGGCGGCATCAAGTCGCGGGAGACCGCCGAGCAGGCCCTCTACCGGGAGCTGTACGAGGAGGTCGGCCTCGAGACGCACCACGTGGAGGTGCTCGGCCGCACGCGCGACTGGCTGCACTACGACATTCCCTCCGAGTTTCGCCGTCGCAATCCGAACAGCCCATTTCGCGGCCAGAAGCAGTTGTGGTTCCTGCTGCGGCTCGTCGGCAGCGATCGGGACGTGCGTCTCGACTGCTGCGACAAGCCGGAGTTCGACTCGTGGCGGTGGATCGAGTACTGGGGTCCGCTGCAGCAGATCATCGCGTTCAAGCGGGACGTTTACCGGATGGCGTTGACCGAGCTCGAGCCGCTGCTCGGCAGAAGCTGA
- a CDS encoding efflux RND transporter periplasmic adaptor subunit yields the protein MALVLVLAGCSSESSSHAKPPGPKPPNHLVELASVSRELLQYTADREGTLRALREVKVYNQEEGSVLEVRVREGDAVAKDQVLARLDDRLLRAELDKAIATLRQAEVDLERLERLYGRRLVAEEAVTRAQTNLEVARASERVLRTRVSYMTITAPFAGRVAARLVEPGDVAPKHTHLLTVVDPSVLVTDVQVSELVLPRLRRGDRAGVRIDALGLDVYRGEVLRIYPTVDPVTRRGRIEVALKPVPPGARPGQFCRVTLYAAGREHLVIPYAALRRDAKGEHVFLYEPANGAPGGHVKRVDVRSGLRLAERVEIREGLAPGQKVVARGFIGLSDGQKVQPVSSEPGTPSSEPGTPTPAEAKAADA from the coding sequence GTGGCGCTCGTCCTCGTCCTGGCCGGCTGCTCTTCGGAATCGAGCAGTCACGCGAAGCCCCCGGGCCCCAAGCCGCCGAATCACCTCGTCGAGCTCGCCTCGGTGAGTCGCGAGCTGCTCCAGTACACCGCCGACCGCGAGGGTACGCTGCGCGCCCTGCGCGAGGTGAAGGTGTACAACCAGGAGGAAGGCAGCGTGCTCGAGGTGCGGGTTCGCGAGGGCGACGCGGTCGCGAAGGATCAGGTGCTGGCGCGCCTGGACGACCGGCTCCTGCGTGCCGAGCTCGACAAGGCCATCGCGACGCTGCGCCAGGCGGAGGTGGACCTCGAGCGCCTCGAGCGGCTCTACGGCCGGCGGCTGGTCGCCGAGGAGGCGGTGACGCGGGCGCAAACCAATCTCGAGGTGGCGCGCGCCAGCGAACGGGTGCTGCGCACGCGGGTGTCGTACATGACCATCACCGCTCCCTTCGCGGGGCGCGTGGCGGCGCGGCTCGTCGAACCCGGCGACGTGGCGCCCAAGCACACGCATCTGCTGACGGTGGTCGATCCATCCGTGCTCGTCACCGACGTGCAGGTGTCCGAGCTCGTGCTGCCGCGTCTCCGGAGAGGCGACCGTGCGGGCGTGCGCATCGACGCGCTCGGACTGGACGTCTACCGGGGCGAGGTGTTGCGCATCTACCCCACGGTCGACCCGGTCACCCGGCGCGGCCGGATCGAGGTGGCGCTGAAGCCCGTGCCGCCCGGCGCGCGTCCCGGCCAGTTCTGCCGGGTGACGCTCTACGCCGCCGGGCGCGAGCACCTCGTCATCCCGTACGCGGCCCTGCGGCGGGACGCCAAAGGCGAGCACGTCTTTCTGTACGAGCCGGCGAACGGGGCGCCGGGCGGCCACGTGAAGCGGGTCGATGTGCGAAGCGGCCTGCGTCTCGCCGAGCGCGTCGAGATCCGCGAGGGACTCGCCCCCGGCCAGAAGGTCGTGGCCAGGGGATTCATAGGCCTGTCCGACGGTCAGAAGGTGCAGCCCGTATCATCGGAGCCGGGTACGCCATCATCGGAGCCGGGTACGCCCACGCCTGCGGAAGCGAAGGCAGCCGATGCGTAG
- a CDS encoding efflux RND transporter permease subunit → MRRGGLAAWSIRHPVSTLMLTLTAVVLGIFALGRLSIDLLPHIIYPQVRVRVIDPGVAATIMEDRITRQLEEQLAITEDAVGIESTTSEGQSYVLLDFDYGKDIDLALRDASTRLDRAKRFLPTTIDPPMIWKSDPSQIPVMEFLVTSTLMDLVELRTWTDDHFAKQFLNLPGVAAAEVGGGLVREIQILPDQRRLAGLGLSVNDVINAVRRGNEDAPGGRLRMGGQEYASRTAGRLTNVAAIAALPVRLPSGESIPLAEIASVSDSHEEERIRARFNGTPGIKLAVQKQPNANTVEVTEHVKARLAWLRANDVIPKGVQLHQISDQSIYIRQSLSNATQAAASGAILAMVVVYLFLGSIRGTLIIGTAIPISIIVTFVIMALGDLTLNIMTLGGLALGIGMLVDNTIIMLENIARHRSAAARASPGPDPGGDALAVPVAAAAEVTSPIIASTSTSLAAVVPFLFISGLIGLLFRELIFTISAAILASLLVAVTLVPALAARMSGEARGRAHDRVARIMDRLQQRYASGVSRLLARSGLVIATAFLLLAVVGLPTFFTSKQDFLPTMDDGRINVSVTTDPGVSLDAMDAAVRTLERLAHEQGSVESVYTLVGGAIFGRTERETPNRSSLNVQLVPLDARDVSGEQWVKDYQRAVEQARLAGLKVRARTAGIRGIRTSRAEEDISLRVQGPDLDRLAAIGENLVRRLQGLPGVRNLRHSLEESRQEFAIEIDRARAAELGIDVADVGRALRVALDGVIIGDYLEGERAYDIRVRLPQTEIDNPEALGRILLFGELRDRPAVYLRDVARVGIVQAPAEIMRDRQARIVEISAALTKELPLGEVVKAMHERLEGYELPSGYRMYSGGAEEALAKGRRLTGTLLGLALFLVFVVMAVQYESLRNPTVIMLSVPFALIGVSAALWLTGLPLSMPVWLGLIMLAGIVVNNAIVLVEYIELRRAMGEPVKEAIVNAARLRLRPILMTTLTTVIGMAPLALGLGEGAEMLQPLAVTVVAGLAFSLLVSLVLVPAMYLALRGRGPVTATLEQSGEAVRL, encoded by the coding sequence ATGCGTAGGGGCGGGCTCGCAGCCTGGTCCATCCGCCATCCGGTCTCGACCCTGATGCTCACCCTGACCGCGGTGGTCCTCGGGATCTTCGCGCTCGGGCGGCTCTCGATCGATCTCCTCCCGCACATCATCTACCCCCAGGTCCGCGTCCGCGTCATCGACCCGGGCGTCGCGGCCACCATCATGGAGGACCGCATCACCCGGCAGCTCGAGGAGCAGCTCGCGATCACCGAGGATGCCGTCGGCATCGAGTCGACGACGTCCGAGGGGCAGTCCTACGTCCTGCTCGATTTCGACTACGGCAAGGACATCGATCTGGCGCTGCGCGACGCCTCGACGCGGCTCGACCGCGCGAAGCGTTTTCTCCCGACGACGATCGACCCGCCGATGATCTGGAAGTCGGATCCGTCCCAGATCCCGGTCATGGAGTTTCTCGTCACCTCGACGCTCATGGACCTCGTGGAGCTGCGCACGTGGACCGACGACCACTTCGCCAAGCAGTTCCTGAACCTGCCCGGCGTGGCCGCGGCCGAGGTCGGCGGCGGGCTCGTGCGCGAGATCCAGATCCTGCCCGATCAGCGGCGGCTCGCGGGCCTCGGTCTTTCGGTGAACGACGTCATCAACGCCGTCCGCCGCGGAAACGAGGACGCGCCGGGCGGCCGCCTGCGGATGGGTGGGCAGGAGTACGCAAGCCGCACCGCCGGCCGGCTCACGAACGTCGCCGCGATCGCCGCGCTGCCCGTGCGGCTGCCGAGCGGCGAGAGCATCCCGCTCGCCGAGATCGCCTCGGTTTCGGACAGCCACGAGGAGGAACGCATCCGCGCGCGCTTCAACGGCACGCCGGGCATCAAGCTCGCGGTCCAGAAACAGCCGAACGCGAACACCGTCGAGGTGACCGAGCACGTGAAGGCGCGGCTGGCGTGGCTGCGCGCCAACGACGTGATCCCGAAGGGCGTGCAGCTGCACCAGATCTCGGACCAGTCGATCTACATCCGCCAGTCGCTGTCGAACGCCACGCAGGCGGCGGCCAGCGGCGCGATCCTCGCGATGGTCGTCGTGTACCTGTTCCTCGGCAGCATCCGGGGCACCCTCATCATCGGCACCGCGATCCCGATCTCGATCATCGTGACGTTCGTCATCATGGCGCTCGGCGATCTCACGCTGAACATCATGACCCTCGGCGGGCTCGCGCTCGGCATCGGCATGCTCGTGGACAACACGATCATCATGCTGGAGAACATCGCGCGTCACCGGAGCGCCGCGGCGCGCGCGAGCCCCGGACCGGATCCCGGCGGGGACGCTCTGGCCGTGCCGGTGGCCGCCGCCGCCGAGGTGACGAGCCCGATCATCGCCTCGACCTCGACCAGCCTCGCGGCGGTCGTGCCGTTCCTCTTCATCTCCGGACTGATCGGGCTGCTGTTCCGCGAGCTGATCTTCACCATTTCCGCGGCGATCCTCGCGTCGCTCCTGGTCGCGGTGACGCTCGTCCCCGCGCTCGCGGCGCGCATGAGCGGAGAGGCGCGCGGCCGGGCGCACGACCGGGTGGCGCGGATCATGGATCGTCTGCAGCAGCGCTACGCGAGCGGGGTGTCGCGCCTGCTTGCGCGCTCCGGCCTCGTCATCGCGACGGCGTTCCTGCTGCTCGCCGTCGTCGGCCTGCCGACGTTTTTCACGAGCAAGCAGGACTTCCTGCCCACGATGGACGACGGCCGCATCAACGTCAGCGTCACGACCGATCCGGGCGTGTCGCTCGACGCGATGGACGCCGCCGTGCGTACGCTCGAACGCCTCGCGCACGAGCAGGGCAGCGTCGAGAGCGTGTACACGCTCGTCGGCGGCGCGATCTTCGGCCGTACCGAGCGCGAGACGCCGAACCGGAGCTCCCTGAACGTGCAGCTCGTGCCGCTCGACGCCCGCGACGTGAGCGGCGAGCAGTGGGTGAAGGACTACCAGCGCGCGGTCGAGCAGGCACGGCTGGCGGGATTGAAGGTGCGCGCACGCACGGCGGGCATCCGCGGCATCCGCACCTCGCGCGCCGAGGAGGACATCAGCCTGCGCGTGCAGGGGCCGGACCTCGATCGCCTGGCGGCGATCGGCGAGAACCTCGTGCGCCGGCTGCAGGGGCTGCCCGGCGTGCGCAACCTGCGTCACTCGCTCGAGGAGTCGCGCCAGGAGTTCGCCATCGAGATCGACCGCGCGCGGGCCGCCGAGCTCGGCATCGACGTGGCCGATGTCGGGCGCGCGCTGCGCGTCGCGCTCGACGGGGTGATCATCGGCGACTACCTCGAGGGCGAGCGGGCGTACGACATCCGCGTGCGCCTGCCGCAGACGGAGATCGACAACCCGGAGGCCCTCGGCCGGATACTCCTCTTCGGCGAACTGCGCGACCGGCCGGCGGTGTACCTGCGCGACGTCGCGCGAGTCGGTATCGTGCAGGCGCCCGCCGAGATCATGCGCGACCGCCAGGCGCGGATCGTCGAGATATCGGCCGCGCTCACCAAGGAGCTGCCGCTCGGCGAGGTGGTCAAGGCGATGCACGAACGGCTCGAAGGCTACGAGCTGCCGTCCGGCTACCGCATGTACTCGGGCGGCGCCGAGGAGGCGCTGGCCAAGGGGCGCCGGCTGACGGGAACGCTGCTCGGCCTCGCCCTGTTCCTCGTGTTCGTGGTGATGGCCGTGCAATACGAGTCGCTGCGCAACCCGACCGTCATCATGCTGAGCGTGCCGTTCGCGCTGATCGGCGTCTCGGCAGCGCTCTGGCTGACCGGGCTGCCGCTTTCCATGCCGGTCTGGCTCGGCCTCATCATGCTCGCCGGCATCGTGGTGAACAACGCGATCGTGCTGGTCGAGTACATCGAGCTGCGCCGCGCGATGGGCGAGCCGGTCAAGGAGGCGATCGTGAACGCCGCGCGCCTGCGGCTGCGCCCCATACTCATGACCACGCTCACCACCGTCATCGGCATGGCGCCGCTGGCGCTGGGGCTGGGCGAAGGCGCCGAGATGCTCCAGCCCTTGGCGGTGACGGTGGTCGCGGGCCTCGCGTTCTCGCTGCTCGTGAGCCTCGTGCTCGTGCCCGCCATGTACCTCGCCCTGCGCGGGCGCGGCCCGGTCACCGCAACCCTGGAACAAAGCGGGGAAGCGGTGCGTCTATAA
- the soxY gene encoding thiosulfate oxidation carrier protein SoxY codes for MTEIHRRTFLKGTLASAALGVAAAAGLLRPARALAADWPTGAFEAKSIEGALKNLYGGAQTAGAGAIKIKAPIQAENGAVVPISVSAGMPNVEAISIYVEKNERPLIANTEITGAGGYFSARMKMAQSSDVQVVVKSGGKLYSAKQNIKVTVGGCGG; via the coding sequence GTGACCGAGATCCATCGCAGAACCTTCCTGAAGGGCACGCTCGCCTCGGCGGCCCTCGGCGTGGCGGCCGCGGCCGGGCTGCTGCGGCCGGCCCGGGCGCTGGCGGCCGACTGGCCGACCGGCGCGTTCGAGGCGAAGAGCATCGAAGGCGCCCTGAAGAACCTGTACGGCGGCGCCCAGACGGCCGGCGCCGGTGCGATCAAGATCAAGGCGCCGATCCAGGCGGAGAACGGCGCGGTGGTGCCGATCTCGGTGTCGGCCGGCATGCCGAACGTCGAGGCGATCAGCATCTACGTGGAGAAGAACGAGCGCCCGCTCATCGCGAACACCGAGATCACGGGCGCGGGCGGCTACTTCTCCGCGCGCATGAAGATGGCGCAGAGCTCGGACGTGCAGGTCGTGGTGAAGTCGGGCGGCAAGCTCTACAGCGCCAAGCAGAACATCAAGGTCACCGTCGGCGGTTGCGGCGGCTGA
- the soxZ gene encoding thiosulfate oxidation carrier complex protein SoxZ, with protein MARSMKVRTRSGDGGVEVLVLISHPMETGQRVDKQTKQKIPAHFIQKVVLEHNGKAVATANLGPGVSEDPLLGFQLAGGKNGDKIRISWTDNKGESGSTEASVNA; from the coding sequence ATGGCAAGAAGCATGAAGGTACGCACCCGCTCGGGCGACGGCGGCGTGGAGGTGCTCGTCCTCATCAGCCACCCGATGGAAACGGGCCAGCGGGTGGACAAGCAGACGAAGCAGAAGATTCCGGCCCACTTCATCCAGAAGGTCGTGCTCGAGCACAACGGGAAAGCGGTGGCCACCGCCAACCTGGGGCCCGGCGTCTCGGAGGACCCGCTCCTCGGCTTCCAGCTTGCCGGCGGGAAGAACGGCGACAAGATCCGGATCTCGTGGACCGACAACAAGGGCGAATCGGGTTCGACCGAGGCGAGCGTCAACGCCTGA